The DNA region GTCATCCTCACAATTCCGTGGGGGCGTGTTTTGGTTACAGTGAACGGTATGGCGTGGCCTAGCATCATGACAAGTGTGGTGTCTCCTTCTACAAACGTTCTTTCCATAAGCCTGTTTTTCACAAAATTGGTAAAGTCTTCATCAACGTTTAACCGCATATCAATTGGAGCTAAGACGACGCTTGTTGCGTTCTTAACTTTGCCTGGGCGGACTGTCACGTACTCGTTTATTGCTACTCCGGAGTTCTTGCGGCTGAACCCGTCGATTCGTATGATTTCTTTGTCTTGATCTTCGGAGTAGGCTGGCCAAGCTATTGCCGCTGTGTTTCTTTTCCCTAAAATTTCGATCACGTCACCTGCGGAGATGCCTAGTTTTTGCATGGTTTTCTGGTTGATTCTGGCGATTCCTCTGCCCACGTCGCGTTGTCTGGCGTCTCCAACCTTTAGTTGAACTTCGCTCATGTCTTAGCTCCCTCTGTTAATTTAAATGTCTAATTTGGAAAGGAGCACGTTCTTATATAAACTTTAAAGGGAGTACTAAACTCTGTGGACCATTAATGTTTCTATTTGACTGATTTCTTCAATGTTTTGGAGCGATTTTTCGAGTTCGTCTAGTCCGCCTGGTTTTTCTTCGGGGATAGTTATGTGTGCGATTAATGCGACGAGCCCATAGGCTATAGGTTCTTCGGCGAATTTACGAATTGAGGCGTATTCCGGTAGTTCCTTTTTTATTTTCTCTTTCAGCAGGT from Candidatus Bathyarchaeota archaeon includes:
- a CDS encoding elongation factor 1-beta; the encoded protein is MAKVLISYKILPSEVTVDLNLLKEKIKKELPEYASIRKFAEEPIAYGLVALIAHITIPEEKPGGLDELEKSLQNIEEISQIETLMVHRV